CCCCAGACCCTGGCATTCAGCACAAACGTAATAGAATACATTATGTATGACATTACGTAGACGTAGAAAAGATGCATAAAGATGACATTCAACATTTATGACTGGCATATTAGCATGACACCGCTCAATTGTGTTAAAACACCCTTACTTTTGGTGTTATTCTATTGCTGATGGCATGTCATATAACCATAGCTaatatgcaacaaaataaagtgaatcTATAGCTGGCACTGTGGACACACAAGAAACCTCACATGTTTAGATATTTCATTCAAGTTTGGGGAGATGAAGACGGAGCCATCACTTCTACAAATATATGGCCATACAAAGTGCTTCAGACAGATGTGGTCACTGTACACATAATACTGTTATCATTACCAGAATAAGTGATGGTGATAATAAGGGAATAACATCacctttatttctttcattattttcccATTAACATAACGCACTGAATCCACCGTCAATATGATGAGGATATGACTTGGGTTAAGGGATAAATTAAGGTTCAGAACCTCCCGTCTTGAAACACCACCGCCCACTGCTGTTAAAAGGACTGATCTTGTGTTTGGAAATCAGCCATCGCTTCTTATGCAACTATCATCAAGCAGTGTTCTCCAGCTCTAACAATGAGGGCTGTAACAGTCTGTAAAACATCTGGATCAATGGTAAGCAGATAGAAGAACGCAGCCAATAAGAGGAGCAGATATAAGCCTGtcgattctttttttttcttttttgcattttctttttcaaatttcactTACCTTTATTGTAATGTTACCAACAATAATGATACTGCATCAAGCAAATAAGTTGTTGTCATATACTTTATGTTAAAGTAGTAAATTGATGATTCATTTTTCTTCAAGCAATATGATCTGACTTAATATCCACTCTTGGTTGTCTCACTCGGGTTGCCTTACCAGCAGCATCActtttttcacaaaataaaaaggtgcaaATAACTGAGGGTCTTTCAATACAATATGAGGCACTGTCTCATAACAGGGCACCAGAGCCAGATGCCCCAAAcgttgataaaaaataaaactctgtCAAACATCTAAATGTAGTAATACTGCTTTTTCGTGTTGAGAAGGACCACGACTCATCCTCCTCCCGTCAGGATCATAGGGGCCTCAATGTTTTGGGCTATCTTCAATGTTCCCtgtaggaagaaaaaaaaatgaaaataagtgtCATAGACTACTCTGTCATGGTTTTAGTTTTGGTGTTTAgttccctgttttattttgacatttattttccctttgtgccttacttcctgtgtgttcccTCTTGTACCTGATTTCGTtactgtgtttcacctcccctccccagctgtgtcttgtcttgtgattagtcttaTGTCTTCCCtagtgttctctgtcagttcgtcGTCGTTCTTTCCTTGATGTTGGTTCCTGGTCTCTGTCTGcctgcagtttttgttttaattagtgacagcttttatttttaataaagctcgctttttgttgcACTCCCATACCTGTGGATCAGTAAATTGCTAACTCTCAAATATTGACCAAAATATCCCTCAACATGCTGATTATACAGGATGTATTATGATGTTTGTTTACCAAACCAATGTAAAGAAgtcacacaaaaataaaggaCAACATTTCTTTCCTGCCACATTTCATACGTAAGACATTATGTGCAGAATTTACTCCAACTTTTGGTTAATATGATTTTTAATTTCAGCTCAAATTTTGGGTTACTGAAAATCTGGGATTgttttttacttgtattttcatggcaaattaagaaaatattatACATGCAGATTATGTTTGAAGGAAATTTGATACAGACCTGTTACTGAGCCCATGTGGGGGTCCGACACATGTGTGATAGAGAATCGAGAGACCATAAAACGGTTAAGTGCTACAGCTGCAGGTTTGGGAGCCTCAGGAGTGTTGGAAGTGCATATGGGTGAGGACTTGGGCTCAGGGATGGTCTCAGGTGAGGACGGGCGGGGCTCAATCAAGAGGTCATCTTCCCATTCATATCCCCCACCTAAATGCACACAGACACTTTTACAGTAATAGTACATTTATGATGACATGACCTGGAATTACTTTGTCCTTTACAAACTCACCCTCTTCTGAGTTCTTTCCATCAGTTTTTTCAGTAACACAGAATGGTTCACAGGATTGAGCTTCAAGTCCAGGGTCGAGTTGTTGCTGggagtcattgtttttttcctctaaaGATTCCTGTGCACTGGTCTCCATTTCTGTAGAGAAGGCGAAGTCAACCAGCTCTCCCGTGGGGCTTTCCTGGATTTAATAAACAAAGTATATTCCTCACAAACTCTAATGCAATAAAGTCATTGTTAAACAGACAGTACACATTGCACGATTTAGACCTATTAAGGTGTCATACCTGGTCAAAAAGGAACACTGTGACATCGTCAAAAAAGGACACagcttttttcttcctctccaacTCATCACAGAAGGACTGGGTGAGCAGGGTGGGCATTTTCAGGAGGCTGCGGAGATGTCGTGCCCTGCTGCAGTCACTTACTATTACTGGCACTGTGCTGAAATCATCATCACTCTCCTCACTGTCTTCATCTTGGATGTTATAGGTCCTCAACTCTTCATCAGACTCACTGTCATCTGAGTCATCTTcatcctctgcctcctccagcGGAGCCCTCACATCTTCTCCGCACAACTCCAACAATGACGAGGAAGTGGACAGGTCAACATGGCCATTGGATTCTTCACATAAGCTGTCCTGTGAGTCACATTCCCCTGCGTCTATGTCTTCAAAATCTTCTTCATTTATCCTCACACGCTCCCTTCTGTCCTCCGTCTCTTCCTTGACATGATTGAGTTCAGGCAGCTCTTCCTCCGTGGATCCCTCAccgttttcattttctttgtggGCCTCATCTCTGTAGTCAGACAAAGTGGAGTCGGAAAGCAAAGAATGAACAGGGGAACAATCTACTGCTCTTCTGTTCCCCTCTTCGTGGTTTCCCGAGGCTTCCTGGACAGTGGAAGAGGCTTCAGAACCGATGGAGTAGCTAAGCTCTGAGGAAGGATCTTCTCCTGAGTGCTCTGTATGCAACCCTAGGTCATCCTCTGCAGGGGCAGACTCTTTAGTCAGGCAACCACCCATCTGCGGAGGAAATGGTGACAGCATTGACAAACCAGGGTTAGGGAGGGGATGATGTGAACTAGCATTCCCCTCTGAGAGATTCACCAGTGCACAATGCCTGATGTGTTTCAGGTTTGTCGAGTTGTCCTGGTTAAATTGCCTTTTGACAAAATCATCAACTCTTACGGAGCTCAATTTTTCAGCGGGAAAGTCACAGTTTTTTGGACCTGCAAAGAACTTACGGCCTTCCTCATGAGGGCTCCTTTCATTTTCAGCATCATAGTCAGAGAAATAGGCTGAGTCCCTGTATGGGTTCTTATCAGTCAGGCCCTTAAACTGTAGCTCTGAGGTGCTTTTAGAAGTGCAGACCCCTTGGCCCAAACCAACCTGCAGAACAAGTTCAGGTTCTCCAGCGAGCCTGGGACTTCTCTCACCCCCACGGGGATCTCCAAGCTCTTTGAAGAAAAACTCTGGAGATTCGTTGTTCTCTGTGTCATAGCCGCTGTCTAGGGATTTGGGTAGGACAGGGGTATTGAAGGGATCGGGGCTGAAGGCCTGATCACTGGAGCTTACCATCGACGAGGACAGGTTAAGTGTGTCTGCAGAGTCAGGAGTTCCCTCTAAATGCTTCATTGGGCTTAGTTCTTCCTCGTCTACTTCAGCATAATCCAGGTTAAAGTCAGCAAAGATCCCCGAGGTAATATCTGTgatgtcatcatcatcatcctcactGTAGTCACCAAGCTCAACCAAGTTAATACTGGAGTCTCGGACCCCCACTCCACTGTCCAACGCTACGCTACTTTCCAATGTCTCTGGATAGTTTAGTCTCTTGTCTACTAGACCAACAGAGATTCCTGTTGAAACCCCCTCCCACACGTTACCTCTCTGCTTCTCTGACAAGGCTGCTGTTTGACCATTCTGTGGCTCTTTGAATGTGGATGGGGACTTTATAAAACATGCCTCAGGGATCATCCTAGGCTCAGAGTACAGTCTCTCTCCATTATGCAAcagttgtttttcatatttccCCTCCATTTTCCCACCCTCTGTGCCTCTGGCGGCAATACTTGAGCTGTTAAGAGATTCAATACTTCTTAGATTTTCTGCAGTTGAGTTCCTTTCCGCTAGAGTGACAGCTTCGTCTCTTTCTTTGTGCCATAAGTGAATGTATGAACCTAATTCAGTGCACTTGCTAGCAGCGTTACAACCAGAGTCTCCTCTTGCCTCCAAAGAGCCACAAGCTATGGAGCTGTGGAAGGTTCTGGTGGTGGCCTTGGTTAAAGACCATGATTCTGTAGTGTTAGGGTGACCAGCATATTGAAGGTCAAGATAGCTGTCTTGCCCACTGCCTGTCTGCCTGACGTCAAAGCTCAGGCTATTATTGTTTGCTGAATGATTTGAGGTCCAGTTAGTGGCCTCTCCCTCTGAGAAAAGGTCATCCTCAATGTCGTCTCCTCTATGCTGGCCCACCAGCAGGCCGTCGTCAGTCCCTACATCAATGCTAATGTGGTTCACTATGGGTAGTGTCTTTCTGAGGGGACCAATCATGTTATGGCAGCTGTCATTAGCTGTGCTCCGACCTGTGCTCGCTTCAAGGTAAGGATCGCAGAACCCTAAGCTGGGGCTGCTGACCGCTTGTGACAAACTGCGTGGGTTTTCTAAACGCCCCTCTGGATGAAGGAAGTTTGACTGGGGCTTTGGCGATGTTTCAACTTCAGATAGACAGGGCTGGCGCTCCTTGTACGATGACTGTTCAGAGAAGACTGTGTCGTTCTGGCTGGATGAGAAGCAGTTGTGCAAGTTGCCTAGCTTTACTTGGCTGGTGTTGGATGACTGTCTCAGCAGTGGCTCCATGGTGAGTTGGACAGTGGGGCTTGAATCAGAGTCACAGGCAGAAGATTTGTTGTTGTCAGTTGACCAGTAAGCACTGGGCTGCGCCATGGATGAACCAGTCCTGTTCTCGGAAGACAACCTTCTGCTGCTCACCATCGGTTCTGGGCTGTAGTCCACAATGCTATCATCCAGGTTAATGTTACACTCTACAGGTTCCTCTATGCGAATGTAGTACTCACTGCTGACAGACGGGCTGTGTGCACTCAACACTGGGACCACACCAGGGTGTTCAGGTTCATAATAGGACGGGGATATGCCTGAGGTCAGGCTCTCACTCTTGCAGCCCTCTGAGGTGCTTCCTTTACTTGAATAGTAGATATCTTGGTAATAAGGGTTCCCCTGGCCAAGTTGGCcactggtggaggaggagcagtAGGGTTGCTCAGCTCGGGCCTGCTCCCACTTGTACTCAAAGTTCAGACCATGGCTGGTCTCTGTCACGGTCAGCAGATCATCCCCTGTGTCAGAGTGGAAACTGTCAGAGAAGTGCTCCAGGAGGGGGAAAGAGGATGAGGCAGAGGAGGCCAGCTCCACCGCTTGAGTTTGGTCTGGACTAGGGATGTCAGCCGAGGGGGGGGTCGGTGTCAAGGCTAGGGCTGTGGATGTTACTGTGTGGGAGGTGCTGCTGAGCAAGTTGGGTCTTAAGGTGTTCCAACGTTGTTCAAAGTCTTCCTCAGCCTCACTGGAGCCTTTGGCACACAGGTATGTGACCAGAAGGTGTACTTCCTCACTGCTGGGTCTCAACTCTGGCTGTAACCAGCAGAACTGCATCACCTCGTACCTTGACAGAAAGAGCCACAAATTACCAGTTATGGTTGTCTTTAAATCTGCTGGCTCAGAATAACTTACTAAAATATACTGGTTTTTACATCATTTGTAAATAAGcaaaactttaaatgtttttgttagatgaactttaaatataaaagaaaaccatTGAAGTAAGCATTCTGTGGCAACActttgaatgtttgtgtgtttgtggatgtgtgGCTCCTCAGTTGagcacatttaatttaagaacaatttaataaataaataaaacaacattggGCTGGCGTCCCAGGTAAAAATGAATCTACGCTGGCCAATGCCCTTTGGGATCATAAACAATAGGGAAAGTATTGATCATCTGTCCTTGCTAGCACAGAGAAATATTGCTGGTGCACCACCATAAGCACAAAccaattttaaaaacaagacacacTGACTTGTTAGAAATTAATTGGTCAGCCTAAAGGCTTGGTAATGTATGTGGTACGAAGATATATAACAATTTGAGTGTGAGCCTGTGCATGTATAGTATGTTTTCTCCAAATGTGTGTGCAATGCATGCAGCTCTGTCTCACCAGCGCTCATCCAGGGGGAATTGGAGCTGGGGTTTGGGTAGTTTGAGCTGCTGTTCCTTCACAGCATATGTCAGCACCTGCCTGTCAGAGTAGTGTCTGTATGGCTGGTTTCCCAGCTCAAACAGCTCCCACACAGTCACCCCCAATGACCTGGAATGGGGAAAgacatgtgtttatatttgtgcaATGGACATACAGTAATTCCACAATGAATAACAGAGtagatcaaaacaaaacactaagcatactgaaaaacattaaaacagtaaaatattCATTATTCACAGTTTGAGGATTTTGTtcccattttaaaaatacacaaagaaaaatatctTACACAGTAtcttaaaatatcttaaaaagcATTTCTATATTGTGAGAAAGGTGAGGTAGGTGGTGTAGTGTTATCTCattaatcatacatttttccAGGTAGTCACTCTTAAAATATCTCACCATATGTTGCTGGACTTTGTTTGGTCAACGACCAGCAGGTTTCCGTGGACTTCGTCTATTAGCTCAGGAGCTATCCAGCGCAGGGGCACCCAAATCTGGTCCTGGGTTATATAATAATCATCCTATagagcaacaacaaaaatcatGTTTGAGTAATGATAGGGTGATCAATAAGAATGCAAGCAGTCAATACATATTACATTTAGACCGTCTGACCTTGTATCTGCTGTGAGAAAGGCCATAGTCTCCGATCTTAACTGACATTTCAGAAGTTAGCAGGCAGTTTCTCAAAGCCAGGTCACTGTCAAAGCAAAGGAAACTATCATGTAATACAGTGCATCTGAGCTGCATCAACAAACCTATTTCTATGTATCGTCTTTGCCCCTGAACCCTCTGGATCTACTAAAGTTAGAACagttttatgattattttcaatttcttttttttttgtcttatgaCATACACACTGGTTTACAAAAGGAAAGAGTGCAGGGCAGGGCACAGTCAATGAAACATGATCAAACCAAAACTACATTTATCCATAAACATTTAATGTCGCAATAAGCTGGAAGTGTTATGAATactatttttcagtttttaccaATGTTAAACCCAAGACGGTATATTATGGTGAGGTTTTTAATCATACTTTTTGTATAATTGTTGTTAAAACATATTATATGCACAGTATCACTAAACATGTTTGGCAGCTATatgattattgtttttagcaACATCATTATTTGTATGATATCATGAAAGATGTACATGTA
The window above is part of the Eleginops maclovinus isolate JMC-PN-2008 ecotype Puerto Natales chromosome 16, JC_Emac_rtc_rv5, whole genome shotgun sequence genome. Proteins encoded here:
- the aatka gene encoding serine/threonine-protein kinase LMTK1 isoform X1, with translation MFFVLHVIVMSSAFFNPSFAFSSHFDTDGAPLSELSWPSSLAVVAVSFSGLFTFVFLMLACLCCKKGDIGFKEFENTEGEEYQADLSLASPSSQNGPEVYILPLTEVSLPVSKQPGRSIQLLKSSELGRHSLLYLKEIGHGWFGKVLLGEVNAGLSTTQVVVKELKASASVHDQMQFLEEVQPYRTLQHPALLQCLAQCSEVTPYLLVMEFCPLGDLKSYLRSCRVADSETPDPLILQRMACDIASGLLQLHKYNFIHSDLALRNCLLTSEMSVKIGDYGLSHSRYKDDYYITQDQIWVPLRWIAPELIDEVHGNLLVVDQTKSSNIWSLGVTVWELFELGNQPYRHYSDRQVLTYAVKEQQLKLPKPQLQFPLDERWYEVMQFCWLQPELRPSSEEVHLLVTYLCAKGSSEAEEDFEQRWNTLRPNLLSSTSHTVTSTALALTPTPPSADIPSPDQTQAVELASSASSSFPLLEHFSDSFHSDTGDDLLTVTETSHGLNFEYKWEQARAEQPYCSSSTSGQLGQGNPYYQDIYYSSKGSTSEGCKSESLTSGISPSYYEPEHPGVVPVLSAHSPSVSSEYYIRIEEPVECNINLDDSIVDYSPEPMVSSRRLSSENRTGSSMAQPSAYWSTDNNKSSACDSDSSPTVQLTMEPLLRQSSNTSQVKLGNLHNCFSSSQNDTVFSEQSSYKERQPCLSEVETSPKPQSNFLHPEGRLENPRSLSQAVSSPSLGFCDPYLEASTGRSTANDSCHNMIGPLRKTLPIVNHISIDVGTDDGLLVGQHRGDDIEDDLFSEGEATNWTSNHSANNNSLSFDVRQTGSGQDSYLDLQYAGHPNTTESWSLTKATTRTFHSSIACGSLEARGDSGCNAASKCTELGSYIHLWHKERDEAVTLAERNSTAENLRSIESLNSSSIAARGTEGGKMEGKYEKQLLHNGERLYSEPRMIPEACFIKSPSTFKEPQNGQTAALSEKQRGNVWEGVSTGISVGLVDKRLNYPETLESSVALDSGVGVRDSSINLVELGDYSEDDDDDITDITSGIFADFNLDYAEVDEEELSPMKHLEGTPDSADTLNLSSSMVSSSDQAFSPDPFNTPVLPKSLDSGYDTENNESPEFFFKELGDPRGGERSPRLAGEPELVLQVGLGQGVCTSKSTSELQFKGLTDKNPYRDSAYFSDYDAENERSPHEEGRKFFAGPKNCDFPAEKLSSVRVDDFVKRQFNQDNSTNLKHIRHCALVNLSEGNASSHHPLPNPGLSMLSPFPPQMGGCLTKESAPAEDDLGLHTEHSGEDPSSELSYSIGSEASSTVQEASGNHEEGNRRAVDCSPVHSLLSDSTLSDYRDEAHKENENGEGSTEEELPELNHVKEETEDRRERVRINEEDFEDIDAGECDSQDSLCEESNGHVDLSTSSSLLELCGEDVRAPLEEAEDEDDSDDSESDEELRTYNIQDEDSEESDDDFSTVPVIVSDCSRARHLRSLLKMPTLLTQSFCDELERKKKAVSFFDDVTVFLFDQESPTGELVDFAFSTEMETSAQESLEEKNNDSQQQLDPGLEAQSCEPFCVTEKTDGKNSEEGGGYEWEDDLLIEPRPSSPETIPEPKSSPICTSNTPEAPKPAAVALNRFMVSRFSITHVSDPHMGSVTGNIEDSPKH
- the aatka gene encoding serine/threonine-protein kinase LMTK1 isoform X2, producing the protein MKIHGVQLLKSSELGRHSLLYLKEIGHGWFGKVLLGEVNAGLSTTQVVVKELKASASVHDQMQFLEEVQPYRTLQHPALLQCLAQCSEVTPYLLVMEFCPLGDLKSYLRSCRVADSETPDPLILQRMACDIASGLLQLHKYNFIHSDLALRNCLLTSEMSVKIGDYGLSHSRYKDDYYITQDQIWVPLRWIAPELIDEVHGNLLVVDQTKSSNIWSLGVTVWELFELGNQPYRHYSDRQVLTYAVKEQQLKLPKPQLQFPLDERWYEVMQFCWLQPELRPSSEEVHLLVTYLCAKGSSEAEEDFEQRWNTLRPNLLSSTSHTVTSTALALTPTPPSADIPSPDQTQAVELASSASSSFPLLEHFSDSFHSDTGDDLLTVTETSHGLNFEYKWEQARAEQPYCSSSTSGQLGQGNPYYQDIYYSSKGSTSEGCKSESLTSGISPSYYEPEHPGVVPVLSAHSPSVSSEYYIRIEEPVECNINLDDSIVDYSPEPMVSSRRLSSENRTGSSMAQPSAYWSTDNNKSSACDSDSSPTVQLTMEPLLRQSSNTSQVKLGNLHNCFSSSQNDTVFSEQSSYKERQPCLSEVETSPKPQSNFLHPEGRLENPRSLSQAVSSPSLGFCDPYLEASTGRSTANDSCHNMIGPLRKTLPIVNHISIDVGTDDGLLVGQHRGDDIEDDLFSEGEATNWTSNHSANNNSLSFDVRQTGSGQDSYLDLQYAGHPNTTESWSLTKATTRTFHSSIACGSLEARGDSGCNAASKCTELGSYIHLWHKERDEAVTLAERNSTAENLRSIESLNSSSIAARGTEGGKMEGKYEKQLLHNGERLYSEPRMIPEACFIKSPSTFKEPQNGQTAALSEKQRGNVWEGVSTGISVGLVDKRLNYPETLESSVALDSGVGVRDSSINLVELGDYSEDDDDDITDITSGIFADFNLDYAEVDEEELSPMKHLEGTPDSADTLNLSSSMVSSSDQAFSPDPFNTPVLPKSLDSGYDTENNESPEFFFKELGDPRGGERSPRLAGEPELVLQVGLGQGVCTSKSTSELQFKGLTDKNPYRDSAYFSDYDAENERSPHEEGRKFFAGPKNCDFPAEKLSSVRVDDFVKRQFNQDNSTNLKHIRHCALVNLSEGNASSHHPLPNPGLSMLSPFPPQMGGCLTKESAPAEDDLGLHTEHSGEDPSSELSYSIGSEASSTVQEASGNHEEGNRRAVDCSPVHSLLSDSTLSDYRDEAHKENENGEGSTEEELPELNHVKEETEDRRERVRINEEDFEDIDAGECDSQDSLCEESNGHVDLSTSSSLLELCGEDVRAPLEEAEDEDDSDDSESDEELRTYNIQDEDSEESDDDFSTVPVIVSDCSRARHLRSLLKMPTLLTQSFCDELERKKKAVSFFDDVTVFLFDQESPTGELVDFAFSTEMETSAQESLEEKNNDSQQQLDPGLEAQSCEPFCVTEKTDGKNSEEGGGYEWEDDLLIEPRPSSPETIPEPKSSPICTSNTPEAPKPAAVALNRFMVSRFSITHVSDPHMGSVTGNIEDSPKH